A single region of the Novosphingobium sp. SL115 genome encodes:
- a CDS encoding PQQ-dependent dehydrogenase, methanol/ethanol family: MRFDRKLQLMLAGTLALALPLAACSMATSAQGGVTAESIMAADGANWLSYGRTYDEQRFSPLTQITPANVSQLGLAWFADMDTARGQEATPLVIDGKIYITTAWSKAKAYDALSGKLLWEFDPKVPGETAVKACCDVVNRGMAAWGDKLYFGTLDGRLIALDRATGKQVWSTVTVDQSKPYTITGAPRAIGGLIIIGNGGAEMGVRGYVTAYDAQTGKQVWRFYTVPDMPGKNDEEYLKKAEATWKGEWWKLGGGGTVWDAMAYDPELDLLYIGVGNGSPWNQSYRSPGGGDNLYLSSIVAIRAKTGEYVWHFQETPGETWDFTATQHIILADLQIDGKPRKVLMQAPKNGFFYVLDRTNGQFISGNAYAPVNWAKGLDANGRPIENPEARYDKTGKPFISTPGAAGAHSWHPMAYDPTNRLVYIPAQFAAYPYFPDLNWKPQAVGFNVGLDNAAGAMPAIKEARDAARAATTGAVVAWDPVEKKERWRIPFAGPWNGGLLATAGGLLFQGNAKGTFAAYSSKDGKELWSFPAQTGVVAAPITFTAGGEQYVAVLAGWGGVWPLATGILADKSGPVRNVSRLLVFKMGGKAKLPDAAPFENVPLDPPAVTGTPATIAQGNALYGQYCNVCHGDAAIGGLLPDLRRSGVTADAATWQSVVHDGILKDNGMIAWNKYMTKEQIESIRHYVIKRANEDKALETR; the protein is encoded by the coding sequence ATGCGTTTTGATCGCAAGTTGCAATTGATGCTGGCCGGAACGCTGGCGCTCGCGCTGCCGCTCGCCGCGTGCAGTATGGCCACCAGCGCGCAGGGTGGTGTCACTGCGGAAAGCATCATGGCTGCCGATGGCGCCAACTGGCTGTCTTATGGCCGCACTTACGATGAACAGCGCTTCAGCCCGCTGACCCAGATCACGCCCGCAAACGTCAGCCAGCTTGGCCTTGCGTGGTTTGCCGATATGGACACTGCGCGCGGTCAGGAAGCCACCCCGCTGGTCATCGATGGCAAGATCTACATCACCACCGCATGGTCCAAGGCCAAGGCCTATGACGCGCTGTCGGGCAAGCTGTTGTGGGAGTTTGACCCCAAGGTGCCCGGCGAAACGGCGGTAAAGGCCTGCTGCGACGTGGTGAACCGGGGCATGGCCGCGTGGGGCGACAAGCTTTACTTTGGCACGCTGGACGGACGGTTGATCGCGCTGGACCGCGCCACCGGCAAACAGGTGTGGTCTACCGTCACGGTCGATCAGTCCAAGCCCTATACCATCACCGGTGCGCCGCGTGCGATTGGCGGGCTTATCATCATTGGCAACGGCGGCGCGGAAATGGGCGTGCGCGGTTATGTCACTGCCTATGACGCGCAAACTGGTAAGCAGGTCTGGCGGTTTTACACCGTGCCCGACATGCCGGGGAAGAACGACGAAGAGTATCTGAAGAAGGCCGAAGCCACTTGGAAGGGCGAATGGTGGAAGCTGGGCGGCGGCGGCACCGTCTGGGATGCCATGGCTTACGACCCTGAGCTTGACCTGCTCTACATCGGTGTCGGTAACGGCAGCCCGTGGAACCAGTCGTATCGTTCACCCGGTGGTGGCGATAACCTCTACCTGTCATCCATCGTGGCGATCCGCGCGAAGACCGGCGAATATGTCTGGCATTTTCAGGAAACGCCGGGCGAAACGTGGGATTTCACCGCCACCCAGCACATCATCCTTGCCGATCTCCAGATTGATGGAAAACCGCGCAAGGTGCTGATGCAGGCACCCAAGAACGGCTTCTTCTATGTGCTTGACCGCACCAACGGACAGTTCATTTCGGGCAATGCCTATGCCCCGGTGAACTGGGCCAAGGGGCTGGACGCCAATGGTCGCCCAATTGAAAATCCCGAAGCGCGCTATGACAAGACGGGCAAGCCGTTCATCAGCACGCCGGGCGCGGCGGGCGCGCATTCATGGCACCCGATGGCCTATGATCCGACCAACCGGCTGGTCTATATTCCGGCGCAGTTTGCGGCCTATCCCTATTTCCCCGATCTGAACTGGAAGCCGCAGGCGGTGGGCTTCAACGTCGGGCTGGACAATGCCGCTGGCGCCATGCCCGCGATCAAGGAAGCGCGCGATGCGGCAAGGGCCGCCACCACCGGCGCTGTCGTGGCGTGGGATCCTGTCGAGAAGAAGGAACGCTGGCGCATCCCGTTTGCAGGACCGTGGAACGGTGGCCTGCTGGCAACCGCTGGCGGCCTGCTGTTTCAGGGCAACGCCAAGGGCACGTTCGCGGCCTATTCGTCGAAGGACGGCAAGGAACTGTGGTCGTTCCCGGCGCAGACCGGTGTGGTCGCCGCGCCTATCACCTTCACCGCGGGCGGCGAACAGTATGTCGCCGTGCTGGCAGGTTGGGGCGGAGTCTGGCCGCTGGCGACCGGCATTCTGGCCGACAAATCCGGCCCTGTGCGCAATGTCAGCCGCCTGCTGGTGTTCAAGATGGGCGGCAAGGCCAAGCTGCCTGATGCCGCGCCGTTTGAAAACGTGCCGCTTGACCCGCCCGCCGTTACCGGCACGCCTGCCACCATTGCGCAGGGCAATGCTCTTTACGGTCAATATTGCAACGTCTGCCACGGCGATGCGGCCATTGGCGGCCTGCTACCCGATCTGCGCCGCAGCGGCGTGACCGCCGATGCCGCCACATGGCAGTCGGTGGTGCATGATGGCATCCTGAAGGACAACGGCATGATCGCGTGGAACAAATACATGACGAAGGAGCAGATCGAATCAATCCGCCACT
- a CDS encoding c-type cytochrome codes for MKRILLTAAVLAMGAAAYAAPPAGGPPPPAGGPPPMPPYMLRPVEPVGDRLKPGGDGKVLFEVHCGYCHLPGGMGTNLLTKQQMMAGNPPEKGLLSNRDDLTGDYVKAVVRMGKGAMPQQTKVDLTDAELDAVAKYLGKAG; via the coding sequence ATGAAGCGCATCCTGCTGACCGCCGCCGTCCTTGCCATGGGGGCTGCTGCCTATGCCGCGCCGCCTGCGGGTGGGCCACCGCCCCCCGCCGGAGGCCCACCGCCAATGCCGCCTTATATGCTGCGCCCGGTCGAACCCGTGGGTGACCGGTTGAAGCCCGGCGGCGATGGCAAAGTGCTGTTCGAAGTGCATTGCGGCTATTGCCACCTTCCCGGCGGCATGGGCACCAACCTGTTGACCAAGCAGCAGATGATGGCGGGCAATCCACCTGAAAAGGGCCTGCTGTCCAACCGTGACGATTTGACGGGCGATTATGTGAAAGCCGTGGTCCGCATGGGCAAGGGCGCGATGCCGCAGCAGACCAAGGTGGATCTGACGGATGCGGAACTTGATGCGGTTGCCAAGTATCTGGGGAAGGCTGGCTGA
- a CDS encoding FAD-binding oxidoreductase codes for MKLHLPPRVSPKQFQTAMTAFAGVVGKAWVMDSDADRDAYADTYAPGTTEEWPASAAVAPANVDEVRAIVRLANEHNIPLWPVARGKNLGYGTAAPRMEGTVVMDLGRMNKVLELDHKLAYCVVEPGVGFFDLYDLIQREKAPLWMSVPGNAWGSVLGNALEHGIGYTSYGLHARNLCGIEAVLPDGDLVRTGMGAMKDNPSWHLFPMSYGPTWDLAFSQSNLGIVTKAGVWLQPAPETSLEIVWDIPAVDDIGWVVDTITPLKISGLIDQNVFIPSWLGKMVLKGQRKDFWDKPSAIPEWRVEELLKEHKLGYWQVALRLYGEEPVVKARAEVVKAAMKRNLAAAPQEHWWRQGDPIGQYETTMGVPSAVPLQMSDWIGGRGAHMGFSPVVPATGKHVLDQMHRSRKIIADFDVDFYASFTIGGRFANNVNMLMYDRDNADEVVKMRKLFDALIVESAKAGYAEYRTHLGWMDPVMETFDFNGHALRRFDEKVKSALDPNGIIAPGKQGVWPANYADQRGKAYKGGQ; via the coding sequence GTGAAGCTGCACCTGCCCCCCCGCGTCAGTCCCAAACAGTTCCAGACCGCGATGACCGCCTTTGCCGGTGTCGTGGGCAAGGCCTGGGTGATGGACTCCGATGCCGATCGTGATGCCTATGCCGATACCTATGCCCCCGGCACGACCGAGGAATGGCCTGCATCCGCCGCTGTCGCGCCCGCCAATGTTGATGAAGTGCGCGCCATCGTGCGGCTGGCGAACGAACACAATATTCCGCTGTGGCCCGTCGCGCGCGGTAAGAACCTTGGTTACGGTACCGCTGCACCGCGCATGGAAGGCACCGTTGTCATGGACCTTGGGCGCATGAACAAGGTGCTCGAACTCGACCATAAGCTGGCCTATTGCGTGGTGGAACCGGGGGTCGGGTTCTTTGACCTGTATGACCTGATCCAGCGTGAAAAGGCGCCGTTGTGGATGTCGGTCCCTGGCAATGCGTGGGGGTCCGTTCTGGGCAACGCGCTGGAGCACGGCATCGGTTACACCTCTTATGGCCTGCACGCGCGCAACCTGTGCGGGATCGAAGCGGTGCTGCCCGATGGCGATCTGGTGCGCACCGGCATGGGCGCGATGAAGGACAACCCTTCGTGGCACCTGTTCCCGATGAGCTATGGCCCGACCTGGGATCTGGCGTTCTCGCAATCGAACCTGGGCATCGTGACCAAGGCGGGCGTTTGGCTGCAACCCGCGCCTGAAACCTCGCTGGAAATCGTGTGGGATATTCCGGCGGTGGACGATATCGGCTGGGTGGTCGACACCATTACCCCGCTCAAGATTTCCGGCCTTATCGACCAGAACGTGTTCATCCCTTCATGGCTGGGCAAGATGGTGCTGAAAGGCCAGCGCAAGGATTTCTGGGACAAGCCCTCGGCCATTCCTGAATGGCGGGTGGAAGAACTGCTGAAAGAGCACAAGCTGGGCTACTGGCAGGTTGCGTTGCGCCTCTATGGCGAAGAACCGGTGGTCAAGGCGCGGGCCGAAGTGGTCAAGGCGGCGATGAAGCGCAATCTTGCTGCCGCGCCGCAGGAACATTGGTGGCGGCAGGGTGATCCCATAGGCCAGTATGAAACCACCATGGGCGTGCCCTCTGCTGTGCCGTTGCAGATGTCCGACTGGATCGGCGGGCGCGGGGCGCACATGGGCTTTTCGCCCGTGGTCCCGGCCACCGGCAAGCATGTGCTGGACCAGATGCACCGCAGCCGCAAGATCATCGCGGACTTCGACGTCGACTTCTATGCCAGCTTCACCATCGGCGGGCGCTTTGCCAACAACGTCAACATGTTGATGTATGACCGCGACAATGCGGACGAAGTGGTCAAGATGCGCAAGCTGTTTGACGCGCTGATCGTGGAAAGCGCCAAGGCGGGCTATGCCGAATATCGCACGCACCTTGGCTGGATGGACCCGGTGATGGAAACGTTCGATTTCAACGGCCACGCGCTGCGCCGCTTTGACGAAAAGGTGAAGTCCGCGCTTGATCCCAATGGCATCATCGCGCCGGGCAAACAGGGCGTCTGGCCCGCCAACTATGCCGATCAGCGCGGCAAGGCCTATAAGGGAGGGCAGTAA
- a CDS encoding DUF3237 domain-containing protein — protein MDFSTLDNPRLEFAFACRLRFTRVQMVPDLPSGGMRSAVYVDEGEFEGPRLKGRAVPNSGGDYAFFRPDDTAVFDARYMLEVDDGTLIYMQNKGFLWGREPGTMDRLRSWAFAGGEPVPHAEYYLRAQPTFETSSGKHDWLTRHIFIGVGERKPDGNYVKYYALT, from the coding sequence ATGGACTTCTCCACGCTCGACAATCCCCGTCTTGAATTTGCCTTTGCCTGCCGCTTGCGTTTTACCCGCGTACAGATGGTGCCCGACCTGCCTTCGGGCGGGATGCGCAGCGCGGTTTATGTGGATGAAGGCGAGTTCGAAGGGCCGCGCCTGAAAGGCCGCGCGGTGCCCAATTCGGGCGGTGACTATGCCTTCTTCCGCCCCGACGATACCGCTGTGTTCGACGCGCGCTATATGTTGGAGGTCGATGACGGCACGCTGATCTACATGCAGAACAAGGGATTTCTGTGGGGGCGTGAGCCGGGCACGATGGACCGGTTGCGTAGCTGGGCCTTTGCCGGGGGGGAACCTGTGCCCCACGCTGAATATTACCTGCGTGCCCAGCCCACCTTTGAAACCAGTAGCGGCAAGCACGACTGGCTGACACGCCACATCTTCATCGGTGTTGGCGAACGCAAGCCGGATGGGAACTACGTGAAGTATTACGCGCTGACCTGA
- a CDS encoding class I adenylate-forming enzyme family protein — MRAIDYFDRGHDRNPNRLAIVDTETGLKLTFAETKALSERIAAALQKGGFENQDLLGLYGPNDGILLVVLLAMWRANGKWIPVNTRNAIDANAGYINYVRLKWMVYHSSKADEVEQLKALCPTLQHFVCLDKRMGDDPSLEEFMAGVSEADFVEPEVDAFGNLMDMVGIFPTGGTTGPSKGANVTNLGWGTMIETAADAMGGRTDDPVALVSAPITHAAGPIALSTMSLGATQVILPGFDAEDVLRTIAEYKVTHMYLPPTALYQLMASPEIGQHDYSSLRIFILVGSPCSPEKLRQAVEIFGPCMCQSYGQVECPMIVAWFPPEDVAKFAKEAPEKLASCGKVSRSIRVALLDDDGNHVGLGEAGEICARGALVTHSYFEKPEETAEVRKFGWHHTGDVGKFDEDGYLYIVDRRKDMVVSGGFNVFTAEVEAAVTELSAVKEACVFGIPHEKWGEQVHAVVVGEGITEAEIIAYTKEKLGGVKAPKSVKFVDSIPRTAAGKMDKKALRSPYWGGSQRMVN, encoded by the coding sequence ATGCGCGCCATCGACTATTTTGACCGCGGCCACGACCGCAATCCGAACCGGCTTGCCATCGTCGATACCGAAACGGGGCTGAAGCTGACCTTTGCCGAAACCAAGGCCCTGTCCGAACGCATCGCCGCCGCGCTGCAAAAGGGCGGCTTTGAAAATCAGGATCTGCTGGGCCTTTACGGCCCGAACGATGGTATTTTGCTGGTTGTGTTGCTGGCAATGTGGCGCGCCAACGGCAAATGGATTCCGGTCAATACCCGCAACGCCATCGATGCCAATGCGGGCTATATCAATTATGTCCGCCTGAAATGGATGGTCTATCATTCGTCCAAGGCGGACGAAGTGGAGCAGTTGAAGGCGCTGTGCCCCACGCTTCAGCACTTCGTCTGTCTGGACAAGCGCATGGGCGACGATCCCAGCCTTGAAGAGTTCATGGCTGGCGTTTCCGAGGCCGATTTTGTGGAACCTGAAGTCGATGCTTTCGGCAACTTGATGGACATGGTTGGCATCTTCCCCACCGGCGGCACCACTGGTCCGTCAAAGGGCGCGAATGTCACCAACCTTGGCTGGGGTACGATGATCGAAACGGCGGCCGATGCCATGGGTGGCCGCACCGACGATCCGGTCGCGCTCGTATCGGCACCCATCACCCATGCCGCAGGTCCGATTGCGCTTTCCACGATGAGCCTTGGCGCAACGCAGGTTATCCTGCCCGGCTTCGATGCCGAAGACGTGCTGCGCACCATCGCGGAATACAAAGTCACGCACATGTATCTGCCGCCGACTGCGCTCTATCAGCTCATGGCCTCGCCTGAGATTGGCCAGCACGACTATTCGTCGCTCAGGATCTTCATTCTGGTCGGTTCGCCGTGCAGCCCTGAAAAACTGCGGCAGGCGGTGGAAATTTTCGGGCCGTGCATGTGCCAGTCCTATGGGCAGGTAGAATGCCCGATGATTGTCGCGTGGTTCCCGCCCGAAGATGTGGCGAAATTTGCCAAGGAAGCGCCCGAAAAGCTGGCCTCGTGCGGCAAGGTTTCGCGCTCCATCCGAGTCGCGCTGCTGGATGACGACGGCAACCATGTCGGACTGGGCGAAGCGGGCGAAATCTGTGCGCGGGGGGCGTTGGTCACCCATTCCTATTTCGAAAAGCCTGAAGAAACCGCCGAAGTGCGCAAATTCGGCTGGCACCATACGGGCGATGTCGGCAAGTTTGACGAGGACGGGTATCTCTACATCGTCGACCGCAGGAAGGACATGGTTGTGTCCGGCGGCTTCAACGTATTTACCGCCGAAGTCGAGGCTGCCGTAACGGAACTGTCCGCCGTGAAGGAGGCCTGCGTGTTCGGCATCCCGCATGAAAAGTGGGGCGAGCAGGTCCATGCCGTGGTCGTGGGCGAAGGCATCACCGAGGCGGAGATCATCGCCTATACCAAGGAAAAGCTGGGCGGGGTCAAAGCGCCGAAATCTGTCAAGTTTGTGGACTCGATTCCGCGCACCGCAGCGGGCAAGATGGACAAGAAAGCATTGCGCTCGCCCTATTGGGGCGGATCGCAGCGCATGGTGAACTGA
- a CDS encoding glutathione S-transferase family protein translates to MSAVLYHGQPNGASLTVLAALEEAGLQIECRMIDLLAGARHALPDLAESIALDLGIEGEGPVLVVDGEAMTESVFLAQYIDEAAGGAGLQPTDAYAHWEMMMWCRQMTERLSPAAALLGNMATSMAQVGAIPAADFAVVTGRIVSDDLRDRWQALHDGRIDAAQVADSEAKIVAAVERCEKQLADGRDWLMGPFSIADLVTYSWLAGMASIQPAAFANAPQTSAWLARVAARPSVVAALARATVSDPLRAWAPGPEINRWG, encoded by the coding sequence ATGAGCGCGGTTCTCTATCACGGGCAGCCCAACGGCGCCTCGCTGACGGTTCTGGCCGCTCTGGAAGAGGCAGGGCTGCAAATCGAATGCCGCATGATCGACCTGCTGGCCGGTGCACGCCATGCGCTGCCCGACCTTGCCGAAAGCATCGCGCTGGACCTTGGCATCGAAGGCGAAGGCCCGGTTTTGGTGGTCGATGGCGAGGCGATGACCGAATCCGTGTTCCTTGCCCAGTATATTGATGAAGCGGCGGGCGGTGCGGGTTTGCAGCCCACTGATGCTTACGCCCACTGGGAAATGATGATGTGGTGCCGCCAGATGACCGAGCGGCTTTCGCCTGCTGCGGCGCTGTTGGGCAATATGGCCACGTCGATGGCGCAGGTTGGCGCAATTCCGGCCGCAGATTTTGCCGTGGTGACGGGCCGTATCGTGTCCGATGACCTGCGCGACCGTTGGCAGGCGCTGCACGATGGCCGCATCGATGCCGCACAAGTTGCTGACAGCGAAGCGAAGATCGTGGCAGCGGTCGAGCGTTGCGAAAAGCAGCTGGCAGATGGACGCGATTGGCTGATGGGGCCGTTCTCGATTGCCGATCTGGTCACCTATTCATGGCTGGCGGGCATGGCATCCATCCAGCCTGCCGCCTTTGCCAATGCGCCGCAAACGTCGGCGTGGCTTGCCCGTGTTGCTGCCCGCCCTTCAGTGGTTGCCGCGCTTGCACGCGCCACTGTTTCCGATCCGCTCCGCGCTTGGGCGCCGGGGCCTGAAATCAACCGTTGGGGATAA
- a CDS encoding PQQ-dependent dehydrogenase, methanol/ethanol family, with amino-acid sequence MRAALASLFLGLAACSLGGAAPLAEGAGSQWTNPGGDSGKTHHSRLTAINAENVGQLGLAWEVELGTTRGQEATPVVVDGVLYTSGTTGRAYAFDAATGKELWRFEPEVDMQVNRTVCCDMVNRGVAVARGKVFVAALDGWMYALDAKTGAVVWKADFIEDRRRGDNSTGAPEVAGDVVVIGMSGAEYDVRGYVTALDLDTGKLRWRWHVIPHDPKLGPQETPELEAALKTWDVNSRWDIGGGGSPWDAINYDPETGLVLVGTGNGGPYATSKRSPSGGDNLYLASIVAIDPKTGRMKWHYQETPGDNWDFTATQPMILTRMKVDGEDRPVLLHAPKNGFLYILDRRDGKLLRANPIVRTNWAKGIDPKTGRPILDSEAADYTTGPKIVFPATTGARNWHPASYDPATGLYIGAVLDMGNLIFMTEGQKPYKARGLNNDAALIFTPDVKAALDTFPPVFADAVRKTPAYAEALKNPASAQVRAIDPLTGKTVWAADTAGWQDRGGVLTTASGLTIYGGVTGKLFVRETKTGKLLKEIDIGTAIMAAPMTYEVGGVQYVAVMAGWGGGGYPFVPRYSAAYTRGNMNRLLVFRIGGGRVPVPDLLPALEVAPQAPVQAPGVTAATIARGQGLFFGNCAICHANQPRSITPDLRRMQPATHEAFRDIVLEGLLVPNGMPRWNDILKPEDADAIHAYLIDLQGQTRKDELEKQKAGKPLDGPSLTILSNY; translated from the coding sequence ATGCGGGCGGCGCTTGCCAGCCTGTTCCTTGGGCTTGCGGCCTGTTCGCTTGGCGGCGCGGCACCTCTGGCTGAAGGCGCAGGCAGCCAGTGGACCAATCCCGGCGGCGATTCCGGCAAGACCCACCATTCGCGCCTGACCGCAATCAATGCCGAAAACGTCGGCCAGCTTGGCCTTGCGTGGGAAGTGGAACTTGGCACCACGCGCGGGCAGGAAGCGACGCCGGTGGTGGTCGATGGCGTGCTTTACACCTCGGGTACCACAGGTCGCGCCTATGCCTTCGATGCGGCGACGGGCAAGGAACTGTGGCGGTTCGAACCTGAAGTCGACATGCAGGTCAACCGCACCGTCTGCTGCGATATGGTCAACCGTGGCGTCGCCGTGGCGCGGGGCAAAGTCTTTGTCGCCGCGCTGGATGGGTGGATGTATGCGCTGGACGCCAAAACCGGCGCAGTGGTGTGGAAGGCCGATTTCATCGAGGACCGCCGCCGGGGCGACAATTCCACCGGCGCGCCCGAAGTGGCGGGCGATGTTGTGGTCATCGGCATGAGCGGCGCGGAATACGACGTGCGCGGCTATGTCACCGCGCTCGATCTCGATACCGGAAAGCTGCGCTGGCGCTGGCACGTCATCCCGCATGACCCGAAGTTGGGACCGCAGGAAACCCCCGAACTCGAAGCCGCGCTGAAGACGTGGGACGTCAACAGCCGCTGGGACATTGGCGGGGGCGGTTCGCCATGGGATGCGATCAATTACGATCCCGAAACCGGGCTTGTGCTGGTGGGCACCGGCAACGGCGGTCCCTATGCCACGTCGAAGCGGTCACCATCGGGCGGCGACAACCTCTATCTTGCCAGCATCGTCGCCATCGATCCCAAAACCGGGCGGATGAAGTGGCATTATCAGGAAACCCCCGGCGACAACTGGGATTTCACCGCCACCCAGCCGATGATCCTGACGCGGATGAAGGTGGATGGCGAAGACCGCCCGGTGCTGTTGCACGCGCCCAAGAACGGGTTTCTCTACATTCTTGACCGGCGCGACGGAAAGCTGCTGCGCGCCAATCCCATCGTGCGCACCAACTGGGCCAAGGGGATTGATCCCAAGACTGGCCGCCCGATCCTTGACTCGGAAGCGGCCGATTATACCACCGGGCCGAAGATCGTGTTTCCCGCCACCACCGGCGCGCGCAACTGGCATCCGGCCAGCTATGATCCGGCCACCGGGCTGTATATCGGCGCGGTGCTGGACATGGGGAACCTGATCTTCATGACCGAGGGGCAGAAACCCTATAAGGCGCGCGGATTGAACAACGACGCCGCGCTGATCTTCACGCCTGATGTAAAGGCCGCGCTGGACACCTTCCCGCCCGTCTTTGCCGACGCCGTGCGTAAGACGCCGGCCTATGCCGAAGCGCTGAAGAACCCCGCCAGTGCGCAAGTCCGCGCCATCGATCCACTGACAGGCAAGACCGTGTGGGCTGCCGATACCGCAGGCTGGCAGGACCGGGGCGGGGTGCTGACAACGGCCAGCGGCCTTACCATCTATGGCGGCGTTACCGGCAAGCTGTTCGTGCGCGAAACGAAGACGGGCAAGCTGTTGAAGGAAATCGACATCGGCACCGCGATCATGGCCGCGCCGATGACCTATGAGGTGGGCGGCGTCCAATATGTCGCGGTCATGGCTGGGTGGGGCGGGGGCGGCTATCCGTTCGTGCCGCGCTATTCCGCCGCATATACGCGCGGCAACATGAACCGGTTGCTGGTCTTCCGTATCGGCGGCGGCAGGGTGCCGGTGCCCGATCTGCTGCCCGCGCTGGAAGTCGCACCACAAGCGCCCGTTCAGGCCCCCGGCGTGACGGCGGCAACCATCGCGCGCGGGCAAGGGCTGTTCTTCGGCAATTGCGCCATCTGCCACGCCAACCAGCCACGCTCGATCACGCCGGACTTGCGCCGGATGCAGCCCGCCACGCATGAGGCTTTCCGCGACATCGTGCTGGAGGGCCTGCTGGTGCCCAATGGCATGCCGCGCTGGAACGATATCCTGAAGCCTGAGGACGCGGACGCGATCCACGCCTATCTGATCGACCTGCAAGGCCAGACCCGCAAGGACGAACTGGAAAAGCAGAAGGCAGGAAAGCCGCTCGACGGGCCAAGCCTGACCATTCTTTCGAATTATTGA
- a CDS encoding glutathione S-transferase family protein has protein sequence MDEVTLYHWEPNANSGKPMLALMEKGVPFSSHYIDMLQFDQHKPEYLAINPQGTIPAMTHNTPGGVRVLVESTAIMEYVNEQFAGPDLMPADAQDRWRVRWWMKFMDQWLGPSFSMIGWSVFVGPMVRQRDPAELEAAIDRIPLPERRTAWRKAISGAFSEAEMAESRRRVGLGIARLEEELGKRPYVGSNHYTLADINIFNSTYSLPLSQPDLAGKDKTPNIMRWLKRVYARDAVKKTWAMGKTDLASRYGLIMAEIEE, from the coding sequence ATGGACGAGGTAACCCTCTATCACTGGGAGCCAAACGCCAATTCGGGCAAGCCGATGCTGGCGCTGATGGAAAAGGGCGTGCCTTTTTCCAGCCATTACATCGACATGCTGCAGTTCGACCAGCACAAGCCCGAATACCTTGCAATCAACCCGCAGGGCACGATTCCGGCGATGACGCATAACACCCCCGGCGGGGTGAGGGTGCTGGTCGAAAGCACCGCGATCATGGAATACGTGAACGAGCAGTTTGCGGGGCCAGACCTGATGCCTGCCGATGCGCAGGATCGCTGGCGGGTGCGCTGGTGGATGAAGTTCATGGATCAGTGGCTTGGTCCAAGCTTCTCGATGATCGGGTGGAGCGTGTTCGTGGGGCCAATGGTGCGCCAGCGCGATCCGGCAGAGCTTGAAGCCGCGATTGACCGTATCCCCCTGCCCGAACGCCGCACTGCATGGCGCAAGGCGATCAGCGGCGCGTTTTCAGAGGCTGAAATGGCTGAAAGCCGCCGCCGCGTTGGTCTTGGCATTGCCCGGCTGGAAGAGGAACTGGGCAAGCGGCCCTATGTCGGATCGAACCATTATACCCTGGCCGACATCAACATCTTCAACAGCACGTATTCGCTGCCGCTGTCGCAGCCTGACCTTGCGGGCAAGGACAAGACGCCGAACATCATGCGCTGGCTGAAACGGGTCTATGCCCGCGACGCTGTGAAGAAGACATGGGCCATGGGCAAGACCGACCTTGCCAGTCGATATGGCCTTATCATGGCGGAGATCGAGGAATGA